The DNA region ATCAAAAATAATTCCTACTCAAATCTACATTGCCTCCAGAGATAATTATTCCCACTTTTTTGTTTTTCACTTGTATTTTCTTTTCTAAAAGTGCAGCCAATGGCACAGCCGATGAGGGTTCAATAATTATTTTCATTCGTTCCCAAACAAGCCTCATTGCTTCAACAATCGATTTTTCATCGACAGTAACAATATCATCTACATTTTTCTTTATGATAGAAAAAGTAAGTTCACTTTGCGAAGTTAACAATCCATCGGCTATAGTTTGAGGATTTACTGAAGGAACTAAAATCCCTGATTTGAAAGATTTGAACGCATCATCTGCCATTTTTGGTTCTGTCCCAATTACTTCGATATTTTTTTTTATACCCTTTGCAGCAATTGCAGTTCCGCTCATTAGACCGCCACCACCAATGGGTGCTATCAAAATATCCAAATCGGGTTTTTCTTCCAAAAATTCGACAGTAGCTGTTCCTTGTCCTGCAATAATTTTTTCATTGTCGAAAGGGTGAATAAATCTTGCTCCTGTTTCATTAACAACTTCTTGTAGTGTGGTTTCACGAGCCAACAAAGTAGGTTCGCAATAAGTAATTTTGGCT from Bacteroidota bacterium includes:
- a CDS encoding pyridoxal-phosphate dependent enzyme — protein: MTTSILSLNDIFEARKRIDKYVHRTPVFSSNNLNDIFGSAIFFKCENFQKVGAFKYRGACNAVFSLKNEDAKNGVATHSSGNHAAALALAAKIRGISAHVVMPETSPETKKRAVFSYGAKITYCEPTLLARETTLQEVVNETGARFIHPFDNEKIIAGQGTATVEFLEEKPDLDILIAPIGGGGLMSGTAIAAKGIKKNIEVIGTEPKMADDAFKSFKSGILVPSVNPQTIADGLLTSQSELTFSIIKKNVDDIVTVDEKSIVEAMRLVWERMKIIIEPSSAVPLAALLEKKIQVKNKKVGIIISGGNVDLSRNYF